The following proteins are co-located in the Bacteroidia bacterium genome:
- a CDS encoding TPM domain-containing protein, which translates to MKNSYVSFLVILLIVFFYRSEAQNPGLTLFETNLPKPVGLVNDFENIFTDLEEFVLDSVIRAFKDETRMEIALVSLDSSHVPVQRFDSLANVLGNLWGVGAKGDDNGVVVAISKSWRKMRLVYGDGTANIISEEDGTFLNNTYFIPEFRAGNFYLGTMNGLTQLMELLKQRSR; encoded by the coding sequence ATGAAAAATAGCTATGTAAGTTTTCTAGTAATTCTGCTGATAGTTTTCTTTTATCGTTCTGAAGCACAAAATCCGGGTCTAACTTTGTTCGAAACCAACTTACCAAAGCCTGTTGGTTTGGTAAACGATTTTGAGAATATTTTTACCGACTTAGAAGAATTTGTTTTGGATAGTGTTATTCGAGCCTTCAAAGATGAAACCCGAATGGAAATAGCCTTGGTAAGTTTGGATTCTTCCCATGTGCCAGTTCAGCGTTTCGATTCATTAGCCAATGTTTTAGGCAATTTATGGGGAGTGGGGGCGAAGGGTGATGATAATGGAGTGGTGGTTGCCATTTCGAAAAGTTGGAGGAAAATGAGGTTGGTTTATGGGGATGGAACAGCAAATATTATAAGTGAAGAGGATGGAACATTCTTGAATAATACTTACTTTATTCCGGAATTTAGGGCCGGAAATTTTTATCTGGGTACTATGAATGGATTAACCCAATTAATGGAACTTCTGAAGCAAAGAAGTCGTTGA